From a single Methanofollis sp. W23 genomic region:
- the smc gene encoding chromosome segregation protein SMC, with amino-acid sequence MYITGIEIDNFKSFAKKTRIPFLEGFTVISGPNGSGKSNIIDSLLFALALSSSRGLRAEKLTDLINLNSGKNTAEVGITFSDGTEIRRRIKRTASNYYSYNYLNGKLVKQNDIVEFLAKFGVKPEGYNVVMQGDITRIMEMSDFERRKIIDEIAGVSEFEGKKARALDELEVVRERIEREEVVLFELDARLEELKHEREQALAYRHWQEQLEHFKGCRAAAQLRDMEKEHTSLLSKVADAETDLERTLLDLGIEQNDLEYLRGDLKEVDAEINEKSGSEYLKMISALEGAKGRIKVSESTIARLKKEKEGNLEGVNRAFLDEKRASERVQECTTQIRTLSVDRANLSMELAGAKAAVENLEAEIARGGQAAEDLKEHLFSLMRGVEEKKGARSEYLHRQDLLIEKSRMRTSEMERLQARLDEVRSGREGLAAEVEKVRKASAALVEKKSALDRDLSKAESTLFGRRSSLERIRKELQDTERELMRLEAQQQSRGGVGGPALEAVLGMDGVCGTVAQLGKTPPEYATALDVAAGGKLRYVVAESDGVAAEAIRYLKEQRLGRLTFLPMNKLKRREYPPVREAGVVGYAKDLLSFGPEYDLAFQQVFGTTLVVETLANARRLMGRYRMVTLEGELLERSGAMTGGYLKKKQQGGFGAAVEDEIARLSISLAEKREEATEFERSVARLTSEAEELRRRRSGIEQEAARYAMVLEEYERRTTSQQSDEGEFATSLAALKAEVEESAGELALVEAALDTVGDEIAALDREVEGLKQELDDTEIPRLTEELEQRRRECEGIERRLRNKEADVADAQRERQYFERRVEELAAERERLAEKNAGIDAEVSGAEAEIASAKAEIAGLEERQKVFSTELDGLRKKREEVAGAITEAEKRCAGLNAKADRVRLLIVSYKEKVTGLAAEIEELRGHAGEETDLSLSQIEDGIAEAERNMRAIGAVNMLAIEEYGRVCDRINERTEKKNVLSGERTSILERIEHFDTLKYDSFMEAFRAIDANFREIFACLTAGSGHLNLENPDDPFSGGLSFAVRPRGKKVQLLSALSGGEKSLTTLAFLFSIQKFMPAPFYAFDEVDMFLDGANVEQVAAMIRELSRNAQFISVSLRKPMIERADRVMGVTIRPDKSTLVTGVENHA; translated from the coding sequence GTGTACATTACCGGGATTGAGATCGATAATTTCAAGTCTTTTGCGAAAAAGACGAGAATCCCATTTTTAGAGGGTTTCACTGTCATCTCAGGCCCGAACGGTTCTGGTAAAAGTAATATTATCGACAGTCTCCTCTTCGCCCTGGCACTCTCCAGTTCGCGTGGACTCAGGGCTGAGAAGTTGACCGACCTCATCAACCTCAATTCTGGAAAAAATACTGCCGAGGTGGGAATAACTTTCTCTGACGGGACCGAGATCAGGCGACGGATCAAGCGGACGGCGTCAAACTATTATTCATACAATTATCTCAATGGCAAACTTGTCAAGCAGAACGATATTGTCGAGTTCCTTGCAAAGTTTGGGGTCAAACCTGAGGGATATAATGTGGTGATGCAGGGTGACATCACCAGGATTATGGAGATGAGCGACTTCGAGCGCCGCAAGATCATTGATGAGATCGCTGGCGTCTCGGAGTTCGAGGGAAAGAAGGCCCGGGCCCTTGATGAACTCGAGGTGGTGCGCGAGCGGATCGAGCGCGAAGAGGTGGTGCTCTTTGAACTCGATGCGAGGCTTGAGGAACTGAAGCACGAGCGTGAGCAGGCCCTGGCATATCGTCACTGGCAGGAACAACTCGAGCATTTCAAGGGGTGTCGTGCCGCGGCGCAGCTGCGCGATATGGAGAAGGAGCACACGTCTCTCCTTTCAAAGGTGGCTGATGCAGAGACTGACCTTGAGCGGACGCTCTTGGATCTCGGGATCGAGCAGAACGACCTTGAGTACCTGCGTGGGGATCTCAAAGAGGTCGATGCAGAGATCAATGAGAAGAGCGGGAGCGAATACCTGAAGATGATCTCGGCCCTTGAAGGCGCTAAGGGGAGGATCAAGGTATCTGAGTCGACGATCGCGAGGTTGAAGAAGGAAAAAGAAGGGAACCTTGAGGGGGTCAACCGTGCGTTCCTTGATGAGAAGCGTGCTTCTGAGCGGGTGCAGGAGTGCACCACGCAGATCAGGACGCTCTCGGTCGACCGGGCAAATCTCTCGATGGAACTTGCCGGTGCAAAGGCGGCGGTCGAGAACCTGGAGGCCGAGATCGCACGCGGCGGGCAGGCGGCAGAAGACCTGAAAGAGCACCTCTTCTCCCTGATGAGGGGGGTGGAGGAGAAGAAAGGGGCACGCTCAGAGTATCTGCATCGCCAGGATCTCCTGATTGAAAAAAGTCGGATGCGGACCTCGGAGATGGAGCGTCTTCAGGCCCGTCTTGATGAGGTGCGGTCAGGCAGGGAGGGGCTTGCCGCTGAGGTCGAGAAAGTGCGGAAGGCGTCGGCCGCTCTGGTGGAGAAGAAGAGTGCCCTTGACCGTGACCTTTCGAAGGCGGAGAGTACGCTCTTTGGTCGGAGGTCGTCTCTTGAGCGGATCAGGAAAGAACTCCAGGACACTGAGCGTGAGTTGATGCGGCTTGAGGCCCAGCAGCAGTCGCGCGGTGGCGTGGGGGGGCCTGCGCTTGAGGCCGTTCTTGGGATGGACGGTGTCTGTGGGACAGTGGCGCAGCTTGGGAAGACGCCGCCTGAGTATGCCACCGCGCTGGATGTGGCGGCCGGGGGAAAGTTGCGCTATGTCGTCGCTGAGAGTGATGGGGTGGCGGCTGAGGCGATCCGGTACCTCAAGGAGCAGCGTCTCGGGCGGTTGACTTTCCTTCCTATGAATAAACTGAAGCGGAGGGAGTATCCACCGGTGCGGGAAGCTGGGGTGGTCGGGTATGCGAAGGACCTCCTCTCTTTTGGTCCAGAGTACGACCTTGCTTTCCAGCAGGTCTTCGGGACGACGCTGGTCGTTGAAACCCTGGCGAATGCACGGCGGTTGATGGGGCGGTACAGGATGGTCACGCTGGAGGGCGAACTTCTGGAGCGCTCAGGAGCGATGACTGGCGGCTATCTAAAGAAGAAGCAGCAGGGTGGGTTCGGTGCGGCGGTCGAGGACGAGATCGCACGTCTTTCGATTTCGCTTGCAGAGAAGAGGGAGGAGGCTACGGAGTTTGAGCGTTCTGTCGCCCGTCTCACCTCTGAGGCCGAAGAGTTGCGGAGGCGCCGCTCAGGGATCGAGCAGGAGGCGGCACGGTATGCGATGGTCCTCGAGGAGTACGAACGTCGGACGACCTCGCAGCAGAGTGATGAGGGGGAGTTTGCCACATCGCTTGCCGCCCTCAAGGCTGAGGTGGAGGAGAGCGCGGGAGAACTTGCCTTGGTCGAGGCCGCGCTGGACACGGTGGGAGATGAGATTGCGGCGCTGGACCGGGAGGTCGAGGGCCTCAAGCAGGAGTTGGACGATACTGAGATCCCGCGGCTCACCGAGGAGTTGGAGCAGAGGCGTCGGGAGTGCGAGGGGATCGAGCGTCGTCTCCGGAACAAGGAGGCAGATGTTGCCGATGCCCAGCGCGAGAGGCAGTACTTTGAGCGGCGGGTGGAGGAACTTGCCGCCGAGCGGGAACGCCTGGCAGAGAAGAATGCCGGGATTGATGCCGAGGTCTCGGGGGCGGAGGCCGAGATCGCGTCGGCAAAGGCCGAGATCGCCGGGCTTGAAGAGCGGCAGAAGGTGTTCTCGACTGAACTTGACGGGCTGCGTAAAAAACGCGAAGAGGTTGCAGGGGCGATTACAGAGGCCGAGAAGCGGTGTGCGGGACTGAATGCAAAGGCCGATCGGGTCCGTCTCCTTATCGTCTCCTACAAGGAGAAGGTTACAGGGTTGGCCGCGGAGATCGAGGAACTGCGCGGGCACGCGGGGGAGGAGACTGATCTCTCACTCTCCCAGATCGAGGACGGGATCGCAGAGGCGGAACGGAATATGCGCGCCATCGGGGCGGTGAACATGCTGGCCATAGAGGAGTATGGGCGGGTGTGCGACCGTATCAACGAGCGGACTGAGAAGAAGAATGTGCTCTCCGGGGAGAGGACGTCGATCCTTGAGCGGATCGAGCATTTTGATACCCTGAAATATGACTCTTTTATGGAGGCTTTCCGCGCGATCGATGCGAACTTCAGGGAGATCTTTGCTTGTCTGACTGCAGGGAGTGGACATCTGAACCTCGAGAATCCTGACGACCCCTTCTCAGGGGGGCTCTCATTTGCGGTACGGCCGAGAGGGAAGAAGGTCCAGCTCCTCTCTGCGCTTTCGGGGGGGGAGAAGTCGCTGACCACCCTGGCGTTCCTCTTCTCGATTCAAAAGTTCATGCCCGCCCCGTTCTATGCCTTCGATGAGGTGGATATGTTCCTTGATGGGGCAAATGTTGAGCAGGTTGCTGCCATGATCAGGGAACTTTCCAGGAATGCCCAGTTCATCTCGGTCTCTCTGCGCAAGCCGATGATTGAGCGGGCTGACCGGGTGATGGGTGTGACGATCCGCCCTGACAAGAGTACGCTTGTGACCGGTGTCGAGAATCATGCATGA
- a CDS encoding ScpA family protein → MHEEPVEILVQLAERGEIDPWNIDIVEVTDRFLSELERRRELDLRISGRTLFFAATLLRMKSEYLTTDPFEDEGEDDLDGSEEDEEILECAADETEPIEQLEREIQRRIGRKKVRRRPVTLYELITELKAAEKEERRRHRRRAQQQEIPPPHVSEVVAVAHDEDYGGAAGAVLGCYESLAPGGETVTVRALCDSLGKRTIDVYIPLLFLTLEGEVALWQEEYFGDVYVRRDLHGQSRDA, encoded by the coding sequence ATGCATGAGGAGCCTGTAGAGATTCTGGTCCAGCTCGCGGAGCGGGGTGAGATCGATCCATGGAATATCGACATCGTCGAAGTGACAGATCGCTTTCTCTCTGAACTTGAACGGCGCCGTGAACTGGACCTCAGGATCTCGGGGCGCACACTTTTTTTTGCGGCGACATTGCTGAGGATGAAGTCGGAGTACCTTACGACTGATCCGTTTGAAGATGAGGGTGAGGACGATCTGGACGGGTCAGAGGAGGATGAAGAGATCCTTGAGTGTGCCGCTGATGAGACTGAACCAATCGAGCAGTTGGAGCGCGAGATTCAACGGCGTATCGGTCGCAAGAAAGTGCGCCGCAGGCCAGTCACACTCTATGAACTGATCACTGAGTTGAAAGCGGCGGAGAAAGAGGAGCGCCGTCGTCACCGGAGGCGCGCGCAGCAGCAGGAGATCCCTCCTCCTCATGTCAGTGAGGTTGTGGCGGTGGCCCATGATGAGGATTATGGAGGTGCGGCCGGGGCCGTGCTCGGTTGCTATGAGTCTCTGGCTCCTGGTGGGGAGACAGTGACAGTGCGCGCACTTTGTGATTCTTTAGGGAAGAGAACGATAGATGTCTATATCCCACTTCTTTTTCTTACCCTGGAGGGAGAAGTGGCGCTCTGGCAGGAGGAATATTTTGGTGATGTGTACGTGAGGAGGGATCTGCATGGACAGAGTCGCGATGCTTGA
- the scpB gene encoding SMC-Scp complex subunit ScpB gives MDRVAMLEAILFVAGAPVDYRDIAKMLKVRGDEVPALASELKTRLEGRAAPLEVLDSGETLYMVLKEEYSEFVYPLMRPEISRAVLRTLSVIAYRQPMLQSDLVGVRGSGAYAHVEELVERGLVARQRSGRSYELQTTPEFSRYFKTATLSSVQERLDVR, from the coding sequence ATGGACAGAGTCGCGATGCTTGAAGCCATTCTCTTTGTGGCAGGTGCGCCTGTTGATTATAGGGATATTGCAAAGATGCTTAAAGTGCGGGGCGATGAGGTGCCGGCGCTTGCATCTGAGTTGAAAACTCGGCTGGAGGGGCGCGCAGCTCCTCTTGAGGTGCTCGATTCTGGTGAAACTCTGTACATGGTCCTTAAGGAGGAGTATAGCGAGTTTGTTTATCCTTTGATGCGCCCTGAGATTTCTCGTGCGGTTTTACGCACGCTTTCGGTGATCGCATACCGGCAGCCGATGCTCCAGAGTGATCTTGTGGGGGTGCGCGGGAGTGGAGCATATGCGCATGTGGAGGAACTTGTGGAGCGGGGTCTGGTGGCGCGTCAGCGGAGCGGGCGGAGTTATGAACTCCAGACGACTCCTGAATTCTCCCGGTATTTTAAAACTGCAACCCTTTCGAGTGTCCAGGAACGCCTGGATGTGCGGTAG
- the ppcA gene encoding phosphoenolpyruvate carboxylase — protein sequence MSTQHPDNVHIPFFAENTQLGGEDEVREAYYAYSHLGCGEQMWDCEGKEVDNFVVKKLLSRYGPFFHEHPLGKDVFLTLRVPNPEVEKAEAKILLETLESIPRSYDVAHLFSGGTTPPIFQVILPMASSYPAIDNIYQYYRDFVVGQQYKRLGGREKTIADWIGRFNPEKIDVIPLFEDQSSLLNAAKIVGRYMEDKNLDYQRVFLARSDPAMNYGMVGAILLDKVALYRLHLLAEETGVPIYPIIGVGSAPFRGNLSPETVERCTAEYPSVHTFTVQSAFKYDYPQDEVCKAVTDLEKREVSAPMEIREEDVLPVVEKCTVRYMESVTALSDLINRVAAYVPSRRKRKLHIGLFGYSRSMGGVTLPRAITFTSALYSIGLPPELLGLDALESDDIEYLREVYVNFDTDLADAVRYFDPESSYAPASLVQSVCDLVDVEPDPEHLECAASVRLAMKEGRTADVRSGILRAANIRHFLG from the coding sequence ATGAGCACCCAGCATCCTGACAATGTTCATATCCCGTTTTTTGCTGAGAACACACAACTCGGTGGGGAGGACGAGGTCAGGGAGGCCTACTATGCCTATTCACATCTCGGGTGCGGGGAACAGATGTGGGACTGCGAAGGGAAAGAAGTCGACAACTTTGTCGTCAAAAAACTTCTGTCTAGATATGGTCCATTCTTCCATGAACATCCCCTCGGGAAAGATGTCTTTCTGACCCTCAGGGTACCGAATCCTGAGGTAGAGAAGGCCGAGGCAAAGATCCTCCTCGAGACCCTGGAGAGCATCCCACGCTCATATGATGTCGCTCACCTATTCTCAGGTGGTACCACCCCTCCGATCTTCCAGGTTATTCTCCCGATGGCGTCATCATACCCGGCCATTGATAATATCTATCAATATTACCGCGATTTTGTGGTGGGCCAACAATACAAACGACTTGGGGGGCGTGAAAAAACAATTGCGGACTGGATAGGGCGATTTAATCCAGAAAAGATCGATGTAATCCCGCTCTTTGAAGACCAATCAAGCCTGCTCAATGCGGCCAAAATTGTAGGGCGGTACATGGAGGATAAAAACCTCGATTATCAGCGGGTCTTTCTTGCGCGTTCAGATCCCGCAATGAATTATGGGATGGTGGGGGCAATCCTCCTTGACAAAGTTGCGCTCTACCGTCTTCACCTCCTGGCCGAGGAGACCGGCGTCCCGATCTACCCGATCATCGGTGTCGGGTCCGCTCCGTTCAGGGGAAATCTCAGCCCCGAAACCGTCGAGCGCTGCACTGCAGAGTACCCAAGTGTCCACACCTTCACGGTGCAGTCGGCCTTCAAATATGACTATCCCCAGGATGAAGTCTGTAAAGCAGTCACAGATCTTGAAAAGCGTGAGGTATCTGCCCCGATGGAGATCAGAGAAGAAGACGTCCTCCCGGTGGTTGAGAAGTGCACGGTACGGTATATGGAAAGTGTCACCGCCCTCTCAGACCTTATCAATCGCGTTGCCGCCTATGTCCCGAGCCGGAGAAAGCGGAAACTCCATATCGGACTCTTCGGGTATTCGCGGAGTATGGGCGGGGTCACCCTCCCCAGGGCGATCACCTTCACCTCGGCACTCTATTCAATCGGCCTCCCCCCTGAACTCCTCGGACTCGATGCCCTTGAGTCAGACGACATCGAGTACCTGCGTGAGGTCTACGTGAACTTCGACACTGACCTGGCCGATGCGGTGCGGTACTTCGATCCTGAATCCTCGTACGCCCCTGCGTCCCTGGTCCAGTCGGTCTGCGACCTTGTCGATGTCGAACCAGACCCAGAACACCTGGAGTGCGCGGCCTCGGTCCGCCTGGCGATGAAGGAAGGCCGGACCGCAGACGTCAGGTCCGGGATCCTCAGGGCCGCGAATATCAGGCATTTCCTGGGATGA